In the genome of Cyclopterus lumpus isolate fCycLum1 chromosome 19, fCycLum1.pri, whole genome shotgun sequence, the window gtgcagcctcagtgtgtgtgtgtatcctcagtgtgtgtgtgtgcagcctcagtgtgtgtgtgtgcatcctcagtgtgtgtgtgcagcctcagtgtgtgtgtgtatcctcagtgtgtgtgtgtatcctcagtgtgtgtgtgcagcctcagtgtgtgtctgtgtatcctcagtgtgtgtgtgcatcctcagtgtgtgtgtgtgcatcctcagtgtgtgtgtgcatcctcagtgtgtgtgtgtatcctcagtgtgtgtgtgtattctcagtgtgtgtgtgtatcctcagtgtgtgtgtgtattctcagtgtgtgtgtgtatcctcagtgtgtgtgtgtatcctcagtgtgtgtgtgtatcctcagtgtgtgtgtgtattctctgggtgtgtgtgcagcatCAGTCCGACCCAGAGCACTGCTCATAGAAGACCCTGACCCTGCCCCCCAGCCGGTCCCCCAGGTGCCCCTCCAGCGTTCCCAGTGGCATCGCCCGCACGTCGAACCCCCTGAACTGCTCCTTCACCGCCGGGCTCACGGGGACGATCTCCTCGCCGCTGTCGCGGTTGTTGCGTCCGATGGCGGCGTAGGTCGGGAAAGCGCCCCGGAGTTCTTCCGGCAGGCTGCGGCTGTAGTCCGGGCAGCAGTAGGCGGACCAGAGGTACTCCGGCACGGCCACGCGCCGGTTCCCCAGCCAGCGGCCGTCGCCCCGGTAAGGGATGGCGCCGGTCACCACGTGGGCCTCCCCGAGGCAGTAGGCCGCCAAGGTTCTGTTGACGCGCTGCTCCAGGGCCCTCCAGGGCCCGGCGTTGGAGCCCGCCTTCTGAGGGACCACGTTGGCGAGGGTGAAGGTGGCGGTGCGGTCCTCGCGGCTCCGGTGGTGGAGGCTGGGGTTCAGGTGGCCGCGGGAATAGGTGGAGTTGATGTAGTCCAGCTCCACCGCCTGGCTGTCCACCACGTTCTGGTCCACGGGGCCCGGAGGGAAGGGGATCATGTCTCCTCTGGCTCCCGGGTAGGCTAACTGGCCACGGGATGAAAGGGATGAGCGATGCTAAAGAGATGCTATTAGTTAAACGCTAATACCACGTGTCAATCTTTGTTGTTATATGAAAACTGTCTCTTCggaataaactatatattattaaattatatcTGGCCGAACGAAGGAAGAGAAGCGCCGAACCGACAGACCTCACGCCTGCAATTACCGCTTGTCGCCACAGTCGGCGCCAAAGCAAACAAAACGATTTTAAGACTGTTTTGAAGCCTTCAAGACTGCCAGAAATATGATTGTCCCgctattttaatttaattgaatacgtgtattcattttgtgtcaAAAGAAACAGAATCAAACGCGCTCTGTTTCAATTGTGTATAATTATAGAAAGAGTAGATGTTTAAACATCGTGCACTGAGGTCTTCTAAAGTTCAACATGAGACAGTTCTGCTTTACTTGGGATCACTTCCTAATTTTCTTTGTAGAGTTATTTTCGCTTTGTGAAATATTGTATAACTGATGCTAAACATCagtataataaaacaattcttTTTGATCATGTTTAAGAATAATTTCTTGTTTTAGCACAATACATCGTGTTATATTCTATGCACGATAGAACAAACTGTTAAATCCTATTTAAATCTTCTAAACAGcctttttaaccttttcagTTACTCATTTTATGGGACACTaataattatttgtatattGTTTAACAACCTATATTTATCCAGGTTAGTCACATTGAGACTTAACGatgatattataatattaataggTTTTATTTAGTATAGCACCTTTCATAGAAACACTCTTCACAAAGTTTTTTTCatcaagaataaaaaaaaatatacatacattttccgattttaattttaaatttacGGACGACAGCTAATAAGTTTGACATATAGAATAACTATTTATAGacttaaaaacaacataaaccCAGATAGGAACAAAatagaaatgtataaaaaataataagagtGTTTTATTGCGGCTCCTTTTAAATAAACGTGCTCACCTGAGGCTCAAACTTCCAGGACGCCGAGGGCCTCTTTCCCGCCGGGGTGGAGTACAAATACGCCGAGAACCACGGGGAGCGACGCGGCCGACTGTACAGCGTGGCGAAGCGGTACCGGTTGTAAAACCGTTGGCAGATGGGGGTCCCCGCCAGACCTTTAGGGGGCCAAGACCTGTAGAAGACCTGCAGGCACGGAGAGAAGTCCCCGACGTCGGCCGCACACATGAAGCACCAGCCGGCGGtgaagaccaggaccaggaccagctcGGTGCTCGGAGGAGACATCGCTACTGAAGGaccgtcgggggggggggggatccagAAGGGAAATGACCCAAAACGATGTGTTCACTGAGCGCTGTTCTCTTTTTGGGGGAAGCAGAAGCACAGTTTCAACATCAGTTTCAATCAAAACAATCAAATCTGCTTGTTTTGACTTTGAAcaaataagcaataaaacactaaaatcaatctttaaaaaaactactCAGCAGCTAAAGTAAAGAGTGACATCGTTGCACTATTTCCTCTGGTGGCGCCGGGTCACAGCAGGACACCAGCTGTGGGAGGAGTGAGGGTGGGCTCTGTGGTAAAGCgggtttcctctcctccccttcaaaagacacacatgcacactggaGTCCATGTGTGGGACCGCCCTTCCCAACAACCCTCCTTATGTAACACAATAATCAGCATTTGGACTTTGGTTTCTTTTCCACACGGACGCCGGTCCAGAGCAGACTCAAGAGAACATTTCTCCACCGCTTCTGAGATTTCAAAGGTAGGTTTCTAACCCTTTTCTGCTCTTTCCCCCCGCGATGCATTCACAACTCAGTCAAACACCTACACGGCGTTACTGAAACCGAGAGGCTCTGTTGTGGGTTTTTTGCCGACACTAACTTGGACTCAGACTGTGCTGCTGATCTGTGAACCGGGTGTTAGATTCCTCTTTACAACGTTCCCCCCCCCGACGATAGACGTGCAGAAAGGAAACCTCCACACTCGTGTCTGTTGCATGCTGTGAATGGAGACTCCGCTCAGTGGATTCTGGTTAGCGAGTCCCAGCTGTATGCAGATGATGAGATTACAGAGCGTAGCAGCAGGCATACGTTAGCTCAGTCCTCTGGACTTTGGTCCGTTAAATCAACATTCCAGGTTTTCCTGTCCACGACATGCACTGAGGGCGTCCAGAGAGTCGTTTCCTTCTGGCTTCAAGTGTAAACATTAGCAACAAGTCACATTTCTGTggaggaaatgtatttttttctggcCCGTTTTTTAAGTGCTTGACCTCGTTCGTTCTCTCCCTCAAGGTCGTTTCGATGGGGAGCGTCACGGGCGTTTCCTCTCTGCTTCTGGTGGCGACCGTGTCCATCCTGACGAGCTCCGGCGTGCAGGGCGGAAAGATTCTGGTGTTCCCGGTGGATGGAAGCCACTGGGTCAACATGAACCTGCTAATCCAGAGCCTCCACTCCAGGGGCCACGAGGTCACCGTGGTGCGCACGGCCACCAGCTGGTACGTCAAAGAACACGCTCCGCATTACCGCTCCCTCACCGTCGCCTTGCCGTCGGCCATCAGCATCGAGCAGGAGGACTTCTTCGTGACCTTCCTGGTCAAGATGCTGGCGATTCACAAAGAGGGGGCGACTCTCAGCGGCTTTGTGAAGTTCTACTGGGAGATGCTCGGCACGCTGTCGAACATTCACCGACAGGCCAGCCTGTTGGCCGTGGAAATGTTCGAGAACAAGACTCTGATGCAGAGTATTCGTGACACTCAGTTTGACGTGGTTCTCCTGGACCCGGGGCTGCCGGTCGGGGTTCTGGTGGCTCACGAACTTAAGCTGCcgactgtttttaatgtgagATGGATCACCAGTGGGGAGGGACATTTTGTGGTGGCTCCATCTCCAACATCCTATGTCCCAATGTCAGGATACGCCGTATCAGATAAGATGACCTTTGGGCAGCGGGTCAAGAATACATTCCAATATTTTCTCAACACGTGCATTGACAGGTTTATAGTATGCCCTCATTATGATAGACTGGTAGATCGGTACTTTGGTCCAGATGTGAAGTTCTATGACCTTCTACAAGGAGCAGACATCTGGCTCATGAGGGTGGACTTTGTCTTTGAATTCCCCAGACCCACCATGCCAAACATCGCCTACATTGGTGGTTTCCAGTCAACGCCTTCTAAGCCTCTATCTTCAGAGCTGGAGGAGTTTGTTCAAAGTTCAGGAGAGCACGGCTTCATCCTGATGTCTCTTGGCACACTGGTGAATGGCCTCCCTGAAGAAATCACCTCTGAAATCGCTGCTGCTTTTGCCCAACTTCCTCAAAAGGTCATATGGAGGCATGCCATGAAGCCCCCAAAAAATGTGGGCAACAACACCCTACTGGTGAAGTGGATGCCCCAGAACGACCTCTTGGGTCACCCAAAGATAAAAGCCTTTGTGGCTCACGGTGGTACCAACGGGATCTACGAATCCATGTACCACGGGGTGCCGATAATAGGCATACCCCTTCTGTTTGACCAGTTTGAGAACGTGTTGAGGTTGGAGGAGCGAGGCGCCGCCAAGGCGGTGGATGCGACCCAACTCACTCGTCAGAGCTTTCTGGAAGCGATACAAGAAGTTCTTCACAATCCCTCCTACGGAACTAACATGAAGCgtctctctgctctccatcGGGACAAACCCATGCATCCTCTGGAAACGGCCCTTTACTGGGTCGAGTTTGTCATGAGGCACAAAGGAGCTTCACACTTACGCACTGAGTCCTACAGGATGCCCTGGTACGCCTTTTATTCTGTGGATGTTGTGTGCTTTCTGATCGCGGTTGTGTTGACGCTGACGGCCGTTGTAGTGGGATCAATCCGATTCCTTTGCCTTCGACTGTGCGGGAGGAGAAAAACCAAAAAGGAGTAGGTTCTGACTGCCCACGTTATTAGCTCACATTACAATGAAGAAGTCTTGTTAAACAACAGGGCTGGTGATGCTCTGTACTCCATATCACACAGGTGTAGTAGTGCCGTTGCTCCAGTCGGCGGCATTATCGGTCGGTAGGTCTGATGGTCCACCACTGTGGTCGGGACCGAAAGCACTTAGCAACTATTGGATGGGTTGCCATGCAATATCGCCAAGACAATcacgttccccagaggatgcatTCCTCATCTGTTTGGTGATCTACGTTTTGAGTGAATTGTCTCAACAACTTTTTGATGGATTTGTAGTTAAATATCCCACAGATGTTCATGCCAAGAGGATAGTTCCTAATTATTGTTGTCCCCTCTTTTTGTGAGAAAACGTTTCCCTCGAAACGTGATTAAAAATGCAGTTTTGTTGCGTGGGAAGTTCATTGTTAGGAGAGCGGGTGGGAGTGAATACCTCAAACATCTAAACAGATTCATggtaacaaacaaacacaaagaatacAAATGGGATTGAGCTCAAGATGCTTAATTTGTTTGGGGACGAACGTGTAAATGTTTTGGAGCTTCTAATTATCTAAAGTGTCGGATCAGAACAATCAAAACTTTTTGCAAATTTTTCATTATTGCATTCATCAAATGTAGAAAAttagttgtatttgtgtgtgtggatcaaCTGCGTTGTAAACTGTATTTACTTCCAAATGATAAACGGATATTTTTAGTTTCACTATTATTGTTTACTAAGTGTTTGAATGGTCTAACTCATGCAAAatgtccaaaaacacacacttacctgTTTACTTTTATACGGATCAacgtttcaaaataaaagctctgttGTGTATTATCTTGGTATTTGTACTTGAACATGCAGTCTGTCATACCTGAAGAAACCTATActtgaaaataaaagagtaagAAAAGACTCGgatgctgtttttatttcctgATGGAAAACTGGACTCTGAAGACtaagtattgttttattttgaaggacacATGGACCCTGTCACCACTCGGCATGtcagtatgtacagtatacttCAAACATATAGTCCTATCATATCCTCACTATGGAAAAGTGTATTTACACACAATGTTATTTATTACAACAGTGaaaaatcaaataattaaacaaatgacatattattaataaatatatattattatatacaagatatatatatatatatatatattgtatatatataaatatatatatatcggggCGACTGTATATATTTCCAAGGAGAACTAAGCAGCTCACTCTGAAATATTCTATAAATAGATTACTATTTTGGGGTGAACTTTCCTCCATTACATTTATAAAACTTCTTGtcactttaaatatttttacattattacagaACACACACGTTCCATcttataaaatattataatttacGTGCATTTTGATGATATACACTCCTACTAAAGTCATATTGCTAATCTCACTACTTctcacacactacaacactcagtatgtgaactggttgtggagtcgttaccagtatgtgaactggttgtggagtcgttaccagtatgtgaactggttgtggagtcgttaccagtatgtgaactggttgtggagtcgttaccagtatgtgaactggttgtggagtcgttaccagtatgtgaactggttgtggagtcGCTACCAGTATAtgaactggttgtggagtcgttaccagtatgtgaactggttgtggagtcgttaccagtatgtgaactggttgtggagtcgttaccagtatgtgaactggttgtggagtcgttaccagtatgtgaactggttgtggagtcGCTACCAGTATGtgaactggttgtggagtcgttaccagtatgtgaactggttgtggagtcgttaccagtatatgaactggttgtggagtcgttaccagtatatgaactggttgtggagtcgttaccagtatgtgaactggttgtggagtcgttaccagtatatgaactggttgtggagtcgttaccagtatgtgaactggttgtggagtcGCTACCAGTATAtgaactggttgtggagtcgttaccagtatatgaactggttgtggagtcgttaccagtatatgaactggttgtggagtcgttaccagtatgtgaactggttgtggagtcgttaccagtatgtgaactggttgtggagtcgttaccagtatatgaactggttgtggagtcgttaccagtatgtgaactggttgtggagtcgttaccagtatatgaactggttgtggagtcgttaccagtatgtgaactggttgtggagtcgttaccagtatgtgaactggttgtggagtcgttaccagtatgtgaactggttgtggagtcgttaccagtatatgaactggttgtggagtcgttaccagtatatgaactggttgtggagtcgttaccagtatgtgaactggttgtggagtcgttaccagtatgtgaactggttgtggagtcgttaccagtatatgaactggttgtggagtcgttaccagtatgtgaactggttgtggagtcgttaccagtatatgaactggttgtggagtcgttaccagtatatgaactggttgtggagtcATTACCAGTATGtgaactggttgtggagtcgttaccagtatgtgaactggttgtggagtcGCTACCAGTATGtgaactggttgtggagtcGTTACCAGTATATGAACTGGTTGTTGTGGTTTGCTTTTACCCCATTTGAACCACTTGGTGTCGCCGAAGTCCTTTCTGGACAAAAGTGTGTAGTGTTCacatactttgtgtgtactcttGGTCCACGTTGTTACACCAtcttatatattaaaaacaaattatttatatatatatatatatatagaaataattagtttttattatatatatatataaatatatatatatatataaagaatttgtttttaatatatatacttaaataatttgtttttaatatatatatatattaaaaactaaTTCTTTAAGTTTTGCAAAgggttttaatttaatttgtcgctttaatttattgtattcacACCTAGACAAACAttactttaataaaaatgtccttCAGAGATCAAAATGTTGTCATAATAAAACCAGACGGAGCCTCTGATACataatgaggggggggggggggggggggggggggggggactggaaCCAAACCAGACCTGATCCCCAAACTTCAGTGTTGGACCTCACTGATCATCTTTTAGCTGAACGCGAGCAAATCCCTGCAGCAGGTTAAACATCTGGTGGAAACTCTGACACCAGAAGCCTGTGGTTTGGGAACGAGATGtcaaaatatcacatttttgaTGTAACGCTTAAATGTCCACATACttttaagaataaaaaacaacccTTAGAGCACGctgaatgtatttttattcttttaaaaaaacactcgcatttttcttacatttaatGGTAGAAGGTTTGCGATGCCTTAAAATGGAAAACGAGCTGCGAGATAAGAGACAATGCTGCTTCTCTGAGCAGAGATCAGCTCtaaaacaaacatgtgtgtgAGAAGGGAAACCCACGCCATCATTGTTTACCCGGACACTGTTTCCGGTCAGTGTAGCAGAAAGTAGTTTAAAACCGAATGCATTAGTTCGTGGGCGCTTTGGCCCGTTTACTTTGCACTCAGCCCCATCATAGACCCTCTTTTAGTCAACTTGATGAGGTATCTTTGTGATCGGAGAGGCAGAATAAATGTCTAGCAAATGTTATAATGCCTGAAGATGTTTCTCTGAACATGTACAGTCACTCTCCGGGACCACAAGAAAAACTTGAGGGAGTTAACATGTTAGCCGGCTCCAACGTCGCCACCCACTGGCCACCAGACATTTATTTGTTACCAGtgttagcacgttagcatggGCACGAGGGAGGATTAGCAAGATGGCCGGCTGACTAGCTAGCAGCTAAATTAGTTAAAATGTAAGAACTTAATGTTCCATCCAGACACATTGCTATGATAAGTGACAACTTTGTTCTGATCATTTTCTGTAGCCAGTgttgcataaaaaaacatagtGGAATTAGCAAGCTTGCTAAGTAGTCAGCCGTCCGCTAGTTAGCTTGTTAAACCCGCTTTGCTCTCATGCTACACCGGAAAAATAAGCCACAAGTCTGTAATAGTTTAGTATGTTAGCAACATTATCTTTATTTCTAttatgttagcatgttagcaacATTTAtcttcatctctaatagttcagTCTGTTAACATGGCCAACATTGCTTCAGTCAAGAAAGCCCATAAATCataaaagtactttttaaatggAGCTCACACAGAATCAGGTTTGGTTGGAGAGAAAATGGAGGGTTCaattgagtgtgtgcgtgtgtgtgtgtgtgtgtgtgtgtgtgtgtgtgtgtgtgtgtttcagtgcatACAGAGGCCAAGCAGAGATGGTGTTAGTGAGACTCTGTGCTAATGACCGTCCCGTCTTCTTATCTTCAGCATCTTTTGCAACCTATCAGGAAGCATCGACATCTGATTAGCCAGCTCTTCTATACTTGTGAGGTCTCTCATGGAAACAGTGTGTTATCTCAGCCCTGAGCTAAACCACTCTGACCCAGAAGAAAACCTGAA includes:
- the LOC117749186 gene encoding endonuclease domain-containing 1 protein-like; the protein is MSPPSTELVLVLVFTAGWCFMCAADVGDFSPCLQVFYRSWPPKGLAGTPICQRFYNRYRFATLYSRPRRSPWFSAYLYSTPAGKRPSASWKFEPQLAYPGARGDMIPFPPGPVDQNVVDSQAVELDYINSTYSRGHLNPSLHHRSREDRTATFTLANVVPQKAGSNAGPWRALEQRVNRTLAAYCLGEAHVVTGAIPYRGDGRWLGNRRVAVPEYLWSAYCCPDYSRSLPEELRGAFPTYAAIGRNNRDSGEEIVPVSPAVKEQFRGFDVRAMPLGTLEGHLGDRLGGRVRVFYEQCSGSD
- the LOC117749185 gene encoding UDP-glucuronosyltransferase 1-2-like codes for the protein MGSVTGVSSLLLVATVSILTSSGVQGGKILVFPVDGSHWVNMNLLIQSLHSRGHEVTVVRTATSWYVKEHAPHYRSLTVALPSAISIEQEDFFVTFLVKMLAIHKEGATLSGFVKFYWEMLGTLSNIHRQASLLAVEMFENKTLMQSIRDTQFDVVLLDPGLPVGVLVAHELKLPTVFNVRWITSGEGHFVVAPSPTSYVPMSGYAVSDKMTFGQRVKNTFQYFLNTCIDRFIVCPHYDRLVDRYFGPDVKFYDLLQGADIWLMRVDFVFEFPRPTMPNIAYIGGFQSTPSKPLSSELEEFVQSSGEHGFILMSLGTLVNGLPEEITSEIAAAFAQLPQKVIWRHAMKPPKNVGNNTLLVKWMPQNDLLGHPKIKAFVAHGGTNGIYESMYHGVPIIGIPLLFDQFENVLRLEERGAAKAVDATQLTRQSFLEAIQEVLHNPSYGTNMKRLSALHRDKPMHPLETALYWVEFVMRHKGASHLRTESYRMPWYAFYSVDVVCFLIAVVLTLTAVVVGSIRFLCLRLCGRRKTKKE